A region from the Onthophagus taurus isolate NC chromosome 8, IU_Otau_3.0, whole genome shotgun sequence genome encodes:
- the LOC111414179 gene encoding uncharacterized protein isoform X6, with protein MTSLALALDNVDVSDSTEQISKLFPKCRPRSDINLNPILGSAREHDLVPDNATIGVMSIDRDNDRWISEPTINDRDNRHSTDDDEMGGSYKLRDSRIIEIAGGREIYSQSRSKAVRKSRNPNDGGDPEKKKPQKSPQGVWQLRGRCTDPNKLKGARELTETVFSSEVRSVTYQQQENEATVVVSPKMASPPSEVVVFDDIGGEAWRDEAKREDTNTAPVMYNQEEAERVTKVIGSLPIAVYEGSPRRYGPRQVETCSHPQLPSAQSLLASPSVYPPRPGFPQRVVCSPNDVEPPQQNDTTTTTYNRNSPTSPRGTTTSSTFDYLYEFSETRKVLEEFFKCPPPDEENRLETEFQDLEYELRRQGSESGNSYVGQRLAKGRPDQSDFCLRIESPRKHTNPTLVLQDHDITEHENNFLDLSIGTGSSGDLGETEVGLQVGHSRNFTLSPETTDCDSNCGDLDSEVSLMLMENELGPSSGLLGSSGDIAIPSDSLRLYSSMPVLEDGLSSGHASDTDNNNPTVMLMKRQITEIEREINQTIGRKKLQENGVSPNKERSSVSPIDINGCLNNFEDQHSHTQSESLEKTPPPPAPAPHRSSNEKPNDVEAAIKDIRLTLQRTKTLPLKCHPEEDSEENATSPVWVPRQRGLSATSGDSDRKVQSGEEGGDEEEADTDLETDRLLGQQRTDDQGFYDDKEKENKKKGRNKEVLIEGVLFRARYLGSTQLVCEGQPTKTTRMMQAEEAVSRIKEAPTNRTTSPENTCFVDHVDDSECVKEIAQPTTHGGDRACHVPAGYGATGTVFRLQFLGSVEVDEEGGRKRRKRLKKNMVEVAVTKIKAPDGESQPSTEVDLFISTEKIMVLNTDLKEIMMDHALRTISYIADIGDLVVLMARRRFVPHEMEDAPKINRTPKMICHVFESEEAQFIAQSIGQAFQVAYMEFLKANGIEDHSFVKEMDYQEVLNSQEIFGDELQMFAKKEMQKEVVVPKAKGEILGVVIVESGWGSMLPTVVIANLAPAGAAARCGQLNIGDQIIAINGVSLVGLPLSTCQNYIKNSKNQTVVKLTVVPCAPVVEVKIKRPDTKYQLGFSVQNGVICSLLRGGIAERGGVRVGHRIIEINNQSVVAVPHEKIVNLLATSVGEILMKTMPTSMFRLLTGQENPVYI; from the exons ATGACCAGCCTGGCCCTGGCGTTGGATAATGTAGACGTAAGTGACAGCACGGAGCAGATAAGTAAATTATTTCCGAAGTGCAGACCGAGAAGTGACATTAACTTGAACCCGATACTGGGCTCCGCTCGTGAACATGATCTCGTTCCCGACAACGCTACCATCGGTGTAATGAGTATCGATAGAGATAACGATAG ATGGATTTCCGAACCCACAATCAACGATAGAGACAACAGGCATTCCACGGACGACGATGAAATGGGGGGTAGCTATAAACTGCGCGACTCTAG AATTATCGAAATAGCCGGCGGTCGCGAGATATACTCTCAAAGTCGCAGCAAGGCCGTTCGCAAATCACGAAACCCGAACGATGGTGGTGATCCAGAAAAGAAGAAGCCCCAGAAGTCACCGCAAGGCGTCTGGCAATTGCGCGGCCGTTGCACGGACCCGAACAAACTGAAGGGTGCTCGCGAACTCACCGAGACGGTCTTCTCATCGGAGGTCCGTTCGGTCACGTACCAGCAGCAGGAGAATGAGGCGACCGTCGTCGTGAGTCCCAAAATGGCTAGCCCGCCCAGCGAGGTGGTGGTTTTCGACGACATCGGAGGCGAAGCGTGGCGCGACGAAGCCAAACGTGAAGACACCAACACTGCCCCCGTTATGTACAATCAAGAGGAAGCCGAAAGGGTCACCAAGGTAATCGGCAGCTTACCTATCGCCGTTTACGAGGGCTCTCCGCGTCGGTACGGCCCACGACAGGTCGAAACTTGCTCCCATCCTCAGCTGCCTAGTGCCCAAAGCTTGTTGGCTTCTCCCAGCGTTTACCCCCCGAGGCCAGGCTTTCCTCAACGCGTCGTTTGCTCTCCTAACGATGTTGAACCTCCACAGCAAAATGACACTACTACCACTACCTACAAC CGTAATAGCCCGACATCTCCACGTGGCACTACAACTTCATCTACTTTCGACTATCTTTACGAATTCTCGGAAACTAGAAAGGTTCTCGAAGAATTTTTCAAGTGTCCGCCGCCCGATGAAGAGAATAGGTTGGAGACTGAGTTTCAAGACTTGGAGTACGAGTTACGCAGGCAAGGTTCCGAGTCTGGAAATTCATATGTCGGGCAAAGATTAGCTAAAGGTCGACCTGACCAATCGGATTTTTGCTTACGTATTGAATCACCAAGGAAACATACAAATCCAACTCTCGTTTTACag GATCATGATATAACAGAACATGAAAATAACTTCTTGGATTTAAGTATCGGAACGGGCTCAAGCGGAGATTTAGGTGAAACAGAAGTAGGTTTACAAGTTGGTCATAGTCGGAACTTTACTTTGTCTCCAGAAACTACCGATTGCGATTCGAATTGCGGCGACCTAGATAGCGAAGTCTCCCTAATGCTTATGGAAAATGAGTTGGGCCCGTCATCTGGTCTTTTAG GATCCAGTGGTGATATAGCTATTCCAAGCGATTCTTTGCGACTATACTCTAGCATGCCTGTTTTGGAGGACGGCTTATCTTCGGGTCACGCCAGCGACACTGACAACAACAATCCAACGGTCATGCTTATGAAACGGCAAATTACCGAAATTGAACGCGAAATCAATCAGACTATTGGGCGAAAGAAATTACAAGAAAACGGGGTTTCTCCGAATAAAGAGAGATCTTCGGTGTCACCAATTGATATTAATGGTTGCTTAAATAACTTCGAAGATCAACATTCTCACACGCAAAGCGAATCTTTAG aAAAAACACCACCTCCTCCAGCTCCAGCTCCACATCGTAGTTCAAATGAGAAACCAAACGACGTCGAGGCGGCTATTAAAGATATACGACTGACGTTACAAAGAACGAAAACGCTTCCGTTGAAATGTCATCCCGAGGAAGACAGCGAGGAGAACGCCACGAGCCCCGTGTGGGTGCCCAG ACAAAGAGGGTTATCCGCGACGAGCGGCGATTCCGACCGAAAGGTTCAAAGTGGCGAAGAAGGCGGCGATGAAGAAGAAGCCGATACCGATTTAGAAACGGATCGTTTGCTTGGACAACAGCGTACGGATGATCAAGGTTTCTATGACGACAAG GAAAAAGAGAACAAGAAGAAGGGCCGGAACAAGGAAG TTCTAATAGAAGGTGTGCTATTTCGAGCTCGGTACCTTGGTTCAACGCAGTTGGTATGCGAAGGACAACCAACGAAGACCACGCGAATGATGCAAGCGGAAGAAGCTGTGTCGAGGATCAAG GAGGCACCAACCAACCGTACGACCAGTCCCGAGAACACGTGTTTCGTCGACCACGTCGACGACTCCGAATGCGTTAAAGAGATTGCGCAACCTACTACACATG GCGGGGACCGTGCGTGTCACGTGCCAGCGGGCTATGGGGCTACCGGCACCGTCTTTCGCCTGCAATTTCTCGGATCCGTCGAGGTCGACGAAGAGGGGGGTCGTAAGCGCCGCAAACGGCTAAAGAAAAACATGGTTGAGGTGGCCGTTACTAAGATCAAG gCTCCTGATGGTGAGTCCCAACCGAGTACTGAAGTGGATTTGTTTATTTCAACGGAGAAAATTATGGTTTTAAATACGGACTTAAAAGAGATCATGATGGACCACGCGTTGCGGACGATATCCTACATAGCAGACATCGGAGATTTGGTCGTATTAATGGCGAGACGCCGATTTGTGCCCCACGAAATGGAGGACGCGCCAAAAATTAATCGAACACCAAAGATGATTTGTCACGTTTTTGAGAGCGAAGAAGCTCAATTTATAGCACAATCCATTGGACAGGCCTTTCAAGTAGCCTATATGGAATTTCTAAAAGCTAACGGGATTGAAGATCACAGTTTCGTTAAAGAAATGGATTATCAAGAAGTTCTTAATTCGCAGGAAATTTTTGGGGACGAACTTCAAATGTTCGCGAAGAAAGAAATGCAAAAGGAAGTAGTCGTTCCGAAAGCGAAAGGTGAAATTTTGGGGGTGGTTATTGTTGAATCCGGTTGGGGATCGATGCTTCCCACAGTTGTCATTGCCAATTTAGCACCGGCCGGGGCGGCAGCTCGGTGCGGCCAATTAAACATTGGTGACCAAATTATCGCCATAAACGGCGTCAGTTTGGTCGGGTTACCACTTTCCACTTGTcagaattatattaaaaactcGAAGAACCAAACTGTCGTTAAACTCACGGTTGTACCCTGCGCTCCCGTAGTTGAAGTTAAAATCAAACGACCTGATACAAAATACCAGTTAGGATTTAGCGTACAAAACGGAGTAATTTGTAGCTTACTTCGCGGTGGTATTGCGGAAAGGGGTGGTGTTCGAGTCGGACATCGGATTATTGAAATCAACAATCAGAGTGTCGTCGCTGTTCCTcatgaaaaaattgttaatcttCTAGCTACATCTGTTGGGGAG ATATTGATGAAGACAATGCCTACGTCGATGTTTCGATTGCTGACGGGACAAGAAAACCCGGTTTATATATAA
- the LOC111414179 gene encoding uncharacterized protein isoform X5, translating to MTSLALALDNVDVSDSTEQISKLFPKCRPRSDINLNPILGSAREHDLVPDNATIGVMSIDRDNDRWISEPTINDRDNRHSTDDDEMGGSYKLRDSRIIEIAGGREIYSQSRSKAVRKSRNPNDGGDPEKKKPQKSPQGVWQLRGRCTDPNKLKGARELTETVFSSEVRSVTYQQQENEATVVVSPKMASPPSEVVVFDDIGGEAWRDEAKREDTNTAPVMYNQEEAERVTKVIGSLPIAVYEGSPRRYGPRQVETCSHPQLPSAQSLLASPSVYPPRPGFPQRVVCSPNDVEPPQQNDTTTTTYNRNSPTSPRGTTTSSTFDYLYEFSETRKVLEEFFKCPPPDEENRLETEFQDLEYELRRQGSESGNSYVGQRLAKGRPDQSDFCLRIESPRKHTNPTLVLQDHDITEHENNFLDLSIGTGSSGDLGETEVGLQVGHSRNFTLSPETTDCDSNCGDLDSEVSLMLMENELGPSSGLLGSSGDIAIPSDSLRLYSSMPVLEDGLSSGHASDTDNNNPTVMLMKRQITEIEREINQTIGRKKLQENGVSPNKERSSVSPIDINGCLNNFEDQHSHTQSESLEKTPPPPAPAPHRSSNEKPNDVEAAIKDIRLTLQRTKTLPLKCHPEEDSEENATSPVWVPRQRGLSATSGDSDRKVQSGEEGGDEEEADTDLETDRLLGQQRTDDQGFYDDKEKENKKKGRNKEDILDRSVLIEGVLFRARYLGSTQLVCEGQPTKTTRMMQAEEAVSRIKEAPTNRTTSPENTCFVDHVDDSECVKEIAQPTTHGGDRACHVPAGYGATGTVFRLQFLGSVEVDEEGGRKRRKRLKKNMVEVAVTKIKAPDGESQPSTEVDLFISTEKIMVLNTDLKEIMMDHALRTISYIADIGDLVVLMARRRFVPHEMEDAPKINRTPKMICHVFESEEAQFIAQSIGQAFQVAYMEFLKANGIEDHSFVKEMDYQEVLNSQEIFGDELQMFAKKEMQKEVVVPKAKGEILGVVIVESGWGSMLPTVVIANLAPAGAAARCGQLNIGDQIIAINGVSLVGLPLSTCQNYIKNSKNQTVVKLTVVPCAPVVEVKIKRPDTKYQLGFSVQNGVICSLLRGGIAERGGVRVGHRIIEINNQSVVAVPHEKIVNLLATSVGEILMKTMPTSMFRLLTGQENPVYI from the exons ATGACCAGCCTGGCCCTGGCGTTGGATAATGTAGACGTAAGTGACAGCACGGAGCAGATAAGTAAATTATTTCCGAAGTGCAGACCGAGAAGTGACATTAACTTGAACCCGATACTGGGCTCCGCTCGTGAACATGATCTCGTTCCCGACAACGCTACCATCGGTGTAATGAGTATCGATAGAGATAACGATAG ATGGATTTCCGAACCCACAATCAACGATAGAGACAACAGGCATTCCACGGACGACGATGAAATGGGGGGTAGCTATAAACTGCGCGACTCTAG AATTATCGAAATAGCCGGCGGTCGCGAGATATACTCTCAAAGTCGCAGCAAGGCCGTTCGCAAATCACGAAACCCGAACGATGGTGGTGATCCAGAAAAGAAGAAGCCCCAGAAGTCACCGCAAGGCGTCTGGCAATTGCGCGGCCGTTGCACGGACCCGAACAAACTGAAGGGTGCTCGCGAACTCACCGAGACGGTCTTCTCATCGGAGGTCCGTTCGGTCACGTACCAGCAGCAGGAGAATGAGGCGACCGTCGTCGTGAGTCCCAAAATGGCTAGCCCGCCCAGCGAGGTGGTGGTTTTCGACGACATCGGAGGCGAAGCGTGGCGCGACGAAGCCAAACGTGAAGACACCAACACTGCCCCCGTTATGTACAATCAAGAGGAAGCCGAAAGGGTCACCAAGGTAATCGGCAGCTTACCTATCGCCGTTTACGAGGGCTCTCCGCGTCGGTACGGCCCACGACAGGTCGAAACTTGCTCCCATCCTCAGCTGCCTAGTGCCCAAAGCTTGTTGGCTTCTCCCAGCGTTTACCCCCCGAGGCCAGGCTTTCCTCAACGCGTCGTTTGCTCTCCTAACGATGTTGAACCTCCACAGCAAAATGACACTACTACCACTACCTACAAC CGTAATAGCCCGACATCTCCACGTGGCACTACAACTTCATCTACTTTCGACTATCTTTACGAATTCTCGGAAACTAGAAAGGTTCTCGAAGAATTTTTCAAGTGTCCGCCGCCCGATGAAGAGAATAGGTTGGAGACTGAGTTTCAAGACTTGGAGTACGAGTTACGCAGGCAAGGTTCCGAGTCTGGAAATTCATATGTCGGGCAAAGATTAGCTAAAGGTCGACCTGACCAATCGGATTTTTGCTTACGTATTGAATCACCAAGGAAACATACAAATCCAACTCTCGTTTTACag GATCATGATATAACAGAACATGAAAATAACTTCTTGGATTTAAGTATCGGAACGGGCTCAAGCGGAGATTTAGGTGAAACAGAAGTAGGTTTACAAGTTGGTCATAGTCGGAACTTTACTTTGTCTCCAGAAACTACCGATTGCGATTCGAATTGCGGCGACCTAGATAGCGAAGTCTCCCTAATGCTTATGGAAAATGAGTTGGGCCCGTCATCTGGTCTTTTAG GATCCAGTGGTGATATAGCTATTCCAAGCGATTCTTTGCGACTATACTCTAGCATGCCTGTTTTGGAGGACGGCTTATCTTCGGGTCACGCCAGCGACACTGACAACAACAATCCAACGGTCATGCTTATGAAACGGCAAATTACCGAAATTGAACGCGAAATCAATCAGACTATTGGGCGAAAGAAATTACAAGAAAACGGGGTTTCTCCGAATAAAGAGAGATCTTCGGTGTCACCAATTGATATTAATGGTTGCTTAAATAACTTCGAAGATCAACATTCTCACACGCAAAGCGAATCTTTAG aAAAAACACCACCTCCTCCAGCTCCAGCTCCACATCGTAGTTCAAATGAGAAACCAAACGACGTCGAGGCGGCTATTAAAGATATACGACTGACGTTACAAAGAACGAAAACGCTTCCGTTGAAATGTCATCCCGAGGAAGACAGCGAGGAGAACGCCACGAGCCCCGTGTGGGTGCCCAG ACAAAGAGGGTTATCCGCGACGAGCGGCGATTCCGACCGAAAGGTTCAAAGTGGCGAAGAAGGCGGCGATGAAGAAGAAGCCGATACCGATTTAGAAACGGATCGTTTGCTTGGACAACAGCGTACGGATGATCAAGGTTTCTATGACGACAAG GAAAAAGAGAACAAGAAGAAGGGCCGGAACAAGGAAG atATCTTGGATCGTTCAGTTCTAATAGAAGGTGTGCTATTTCGAGCTCGGTACCTTGGTTCAACGCAGTTGGTATGCGAAGGACAACCAACGAAGACCACGCGAATGATGCAAGCGGAAGAAGCTGTGTCGAGGATCAAG GAGGCACCAACCAACCGTACGACCAGTCCCGAGAACACGTGTTTCGTCGACCACGTCGACGACTCCGAATGCGTTAAAGAGATTGCGCAACCTACTACACATG GCGGGGACCGTGCGTGTCACGTGCCAGCGGGCTATGGGGCTACCGGCACCGTCTTTCGCCTGCAATTTCTCGGATCCGTCGAGGTCGACGAAGAGGGGGGTCGTAAGCGCCGCAAACGGCTAAAGAAAAACATGGTTGAGGTGGCCGTTACTAAGATCAAG gCTCCTGATGGTGAGTCCCAACCGAGTACTGAAGTGGATTTGTTTATTTCAACGGAGAAAATTATGGTTTTAAATACGGACTTAAAAGAGATCATGATGGACCACGCGTTGCGGACGATATCCTACATAGCAGACATCGGAGATTTGGTCGTATTAATGGCGAGACGCCGATTTGTGCCCCACGAAATGGAGGACGCGCCAAAAATTAATCGAACACCAAAGATGATTTGTCACGTTTTTGAGAGCGAAGAAGCTCAATTTATAGCACAATCCATTGGACAGGCCTTTCAAGTAGCCTATATGGAATTTCTAAAAGCTAACGGGATTGAAGATCACAGTTTCGTTAAAGAAATGGATTATCAAGAAGTTCTTAATTCGCAGGAAATTTTTGGGGACGAACTTCAAATGTTCGCGAAGAAAGAAATGCAAAAGGAAGTAGTCGTTCCGAAAGCGAAAGGTGAAATTTTGGGGGTGGTTATTGTTGAATCCGGTTGGGGATCGATGCTTCCCACAGTTGTCATTGCCAATTTAGCACCGGCCGGGGCGGCAGCTCGGTGCGGCCAATTAAACATTGGTGACCAAATTATCGCCATAAACGGCGTCAGTTTGGTCGGGTTACCACTTTCCACTTGTcagaattatattaaaaactcGAAGAACCAAACTGTCGTTAAACTCACGGTTGTACCCTGCGCTCCCGTAGTTGAAGTTAAAATCAAACGACCTGATACAAAATACCAGTTAGGATTTAGCGTACAAAACGGAGTAATTTGTAGCTTACTTCGCGGTGGTATTGCGGAAAGGGGTGGTGTTCGAGTCGGACATCGGATTATTGAAATCAACAATCAGAGTGTCGTCGCTGTTCCTcatgaaaaaattgttaatcttCTAGCTACATCTGTTGGGGAG ATATTGATGAAGACAATGCCTACGTCGATGTTTCGATTGCTGACGGGACAAGAAAACCCGGTTTATATATAA
- the LOC111414179 gene encoding uncharacterized protein isoform X4, protein MTSLALALDNVDVSDSTEQISKLFPKCRPRSDINLNPILGSAREHDLVPDNATIGVMSIDRDNDRWISEPTINDRDNRHSTDDDEMGGSYKLRDSRIIEIAGGREIYSQSRSKAVRKSRNPNDGGDPEKKKPQKSPQGVWQLRGRCTDPNKLKGARELTETVFSSEVRSVTYQQQENEATVVVSPKMASPPSEVVVFDDIGGEAWRDEAKREDTNTAPVMYNQEEAERVTKVIGSLPIAVYEGSPRRYGPRQVETCSHPQLPSAQSLLASPSVYPPRPGFPQRVVCSPNDVEPPQQNDTTTTTYNRNSPTSPRGTTTSSTFDYLYEFSETRKVLEEFFKCPPPDEENRLETEFQDLEYELRRQGSESGNSYVGQRLAKGRPDQSDFCLRIESPRKHTNPTLVLQDHDITEHENNFLDLSIGTGSSGDLETTDCDSNCGDLDSEVSLMLMENELGPSSGLLGSSGDIAIPSDSLRLYSSMPVLEDGLSSGHASDTDNNNPTVMLMKRQITEIEREINQTIGRKKLQENGVSPNKERSSVSPIDINGCLNNFEDQHSHTQSESLEKTPPPPAPAPHRSSNEKPNDVEAAIKDIRLTLQRTKTLPLKCHPEEDSEENATSPVWVPRQRGLSATSGDSDRKVQSGEEGGDEEEADTDLETDRLLGQQRTDDQGFYDDKGWRKPKSRTIMPPLSLSTPKIHALEEGTVPLVPSDARASHPPSPTVTSDKSQSPQSQKGSVSSVKLKKEKENKKKGRNKEDILDRSVLIEGVLFRARYLGSTQLVCEGQPTKTTRMMQAEEAVSRIKEAPTNRTTSPENTCFVDHVDDSECVKEIAQPTTHGGDRACHVPAGYGATGTVFRLQFLGSVEVDEEGGRKRRKRLKKNMVEVAVTKIKAPDGESQPSTEVDLFISTEKIMVLNTDLKEIMMDHALRTISYIADIGDLVVLMARRRFVPHEMEDAPKINRTPKMICHVFESEEAQFIAQSIGQAFQVAYMEFLKANGIEDHSFVKEMDYQEVLNSQEIFGDELQMFAKKEMQKEVVVPKAKGEILGVVIVESGWGSMLPTVVIANLAPAGAAARCGQLNIGDQIIAINGVSLVGLPLSTCQNYIKNSKNQTVVKLTVVPCAPVVEVKIKRPDTKYQLGFSVQNGVICSLLRGGIAERGGVRVGHRIIEINNQSVVAVPHEKIVNLLATSVGEILMKTMPTSMFRLLTGQENPVYI, encoded by the exons ATGACCAGCCTGGCCCTGGCGTTGGATAATGTAGACGTAAGTGACAGCACGGAGCAGATAAGTAAATTATTTCCGAAGTGCAGACCGAGAAGTGACATTAACTTGAACCCGATACTGGGCTCCGCTCGTGAACATGATCTCGTTCCCGACAACGCTACCATCGGTGTAATGAGTATCGATAGAGATAACGATAG ATGGATTTCCGAACCCACAATCAACGATAGAGACAACAGGCATTCCACGGACGACGATGAAATGGGGGGTAGCTATAAACTGCGCGACTCTAG AATTATCGAAATAGCCGGCGGTCGCGAGATATACTCTCAAAGTCGCAGCAAGGCCGTTCGCAAATCACGAAACCCGAACGATGGTGGTGATCCAGAAAAGAAGAAGCCCCAGAAGTCACCGCAAGGCGTCTGGCAATTGCGCGGCCGTTGCACGGACCCGAACAAACTGAAGGGTGCTCGCGAACTCACCGAGACGGTCTTCTCATCGGAGGTCCGTTCGGTCACGTACCAGCAGCAGGAGAATGAGGCGACCGTCGTCGTGAGTCCCAAAATGGCTAGCCCGCCCAGCGAGGTGGTGGTTTTCGACGACATCGGAGGCGAAGCGTGGCGCGACGAAGCCAAACGTGAAGACACCAACACTGCCCCCGTTATGTACAATCAAGAGGAAGCCGAAAGGGTCACCAAGGTAATCGGCAGCTTACCTATCGCCGTTTACGAGGGCTCTCCGCGTCGGTACGGCCCACGACAGGTCGAAACTTGCTCCCATCCTCAGCTGCCTAGTGCCCAAAGCTTGTTGGCTTCTCCCAGCGTTTACCCCCCGAGGCCAGGCTTTCCTCAACGCGTCGTTTGCTCTCCTAACGATGTTGAACCTCCACAGCAAAATGACACTACTACCACTACCTACAAC CGTAATAGCCCGACATCTCCACGTGGCACTACAACTTCATCTACTTTCGACTATCTTTACGAATTCTCGGAAACTAGAAAGGTTCTCGAAGAATTTTTCAAGTGTCCGCCGCCCGATGAAGAGAATAGGTTGGAGACTGAGTTTCAAGACTTGGAGTACGAGTTACGCAGGCAAGGTTCCGAGTCTGGAAATTCATATGTCGGGCAAAGATTAGCTAAAGGTCGACCTGACCAATCGGATTTTTGCTTACGTATTGAATCACCAAGGAAACATACAAATCCAACTCTCGTTTTACag GATCATGATATAACAGAACATGAAAATAACTTCTTGGATTTAAGTATCGGAACGGGCTCAAGCGGAGATTTAG AAACTACCGATTGCGATTCGAATTGCGGCGACCTAGATAGCGAAGTCTCCCTAATGCTTATGGAAAATGAGTTGGGCCCGTCATCTGGTCTTTTAG GATCCAGTGGTGATATAGCTATTCCAAGCGATTCTTTGCGACTATACTCTAGCATGCCTGTTTTGGAGGACGGCTTATCTTCGGGTCACGCCAGCGACACTGACAACAACAATCCAACGGTCATGCTTATGAAACGGCAAATTACCGAAATTGAACGCGAAATCAATCAGACTATTGGGCGAAAGAAATTACAAGAAAACGGGGTTTCTCCGAATAAAGAGAGATCTTCGGTGTCACCAATTGATATTAATGGTTGCTTAAATAACTTCGAAGATCAACATTCTCACACGCAAAGCGAATCTTTAG aAAAAACACCACCTCCTCCAGCTCCAGCTCCACATCGTAGTTCAAATGAGAAACCAAACGACGTCGAGGCGGCTATTAAAGATATACGACTGACGTTACAAAGAACGAAAACGCTTCCGTTGAAATGTCATCCCGAGGAAGACAGCGAGGAGAACGCCACGAGCCCCGTGTGGGTGCCCAG ACAAAGAGGGTTATCCGCGACGAGCGGCGATTCCGACCGAAAGGTTCAAAGTGGCGAAGAAGGCGGCGATGAAGAAGAAGCCGATACCGATTTAGAAACGGATCGTTTGCTTGGACAACAGCGTACGGATGATCAAGGTTTCTATGACGACAAG GGTTGGAGAAAACCTAAAAGCCGGACAATAATGCCTCCGCTCAGTTTATCAACCCCTAAAATTCACGCGCTAGAGGAGGGGACCGTACCGTTGGTCCCCTCCGATGCACGTGCCTCCCATCCGCCATCCCCTACAGTAACGTCCGATAAAAGCCAGTCGCCCCAAAGCCAAAAGGGATCCGTGTCGTCCGTAAAGCTAAAAAAG GAAAAAGAGAACAAGAAGAAGGGCCGGAACAAGGAAG atATCTTGGATCGTTCAGTTCTAATAGAAGGTGTGCTATTTCGAGCTCGGTACCTTGGTTCAACGCAGTTGGTATGCGAAGGACAACCAACGAAGACCACGCGAATGATGCAAGCGGAAGAAGCTGTGTCGAGGATCAAG GAGGCACCAACCAACCGTACGACCAGTCCCGAGAACACGTGTTTCGTCGACCACGTCGACGACTCCGAATGCGTTAAAGAGATTGCGCAACCTACTACACATG GCGGGGACCGTGCGTGTCACGTGCCAGCGGGCTATGGGGCTACCGGCACCGTCTTTCGCCTGCAATTTCTCGGATCCGTCGAGGTCGACGAAGAGGGGGGTCGTAAGCGCCGCAAACGGCTAAAGAAAAACATGGTTGAGGTGGCCGTTACTAAGATCAAG gCTCCTGATGGTGAGTCCCAACCGAGTACTGAAGTGGATTTGTTTATTTCAACGGAGAAAATTATGGTTTTAAATACGGACTTAAAAGAGATCATGATGGACCACGCGTTGCGGACGATATCCTACATAGCAGACATCGGAGATTTGGTCGTATTAATGGCGAGACGCCGATTTGTGCCCCACGAAATGGAGGACGCGCCAAAAATTAATCGAACACCAAAGATGATTTGTCACGTTTTTGAGAGCGAAGAAGCTCAATTTATAGCACAATCCATTGGACAGGCCTTTCAAGTAGCCTATATGGAATTTCTAAAAGCTAACGGGATTGAAGATCACAGTTTCGTTAAAGAAATGGATTATCAAGAAGTTCTTAATTCGCAGGAAATTTTTGGGGACGAACTTCAAATGTTCGCGAAGAAAGAAATGCAAAAGGAAGTAGTCGTTCCGAAAGCGAAAGGTGAAATTTTGGGGGTGGTTATTGTTGAATCCGGTTGGGGATCGATGCTTCCCACAGTTGTCATTGCCAATTTAGCACCGGCCGGGGCGGCAGCTCGGTGCGGCCAATTAAACATTGGTGACCAAATTATCGCCATAAACGGCGTCAGTTTGGTCGGGTTACCACTTTCCACTTGTcagaattatattaaaaactcGAAGAACCAAACTGTCGTTAAACTCACGGTTGTACCCTGCGCTCCCGTAGTTGAAGTTAAAATCAAACGACCTGATACAAAATACCAGTTAGGATTTAGCGTACAAAACGGAGTAATTTGTAGCTTACTTCGCGGTGGTATTGCGGAAAGGGGTGGTGTTCGAGTCGGACATCGGATTATTGAAATCAACAATCAGAGTGTCGTCGCTGTTCCTcatgaaaaaattgttaatcttCTAGCTACATCTGTTGGGGAG ATATTGATGAAGACAATGCCTACGTCGATGTTTCGATTGCTGACGGGACAAGAAAACCCGGTTTATATATAA